The Nitrososphaerota archaeon genome has a window encoding:
- a CDS encoding HD domain-containing protein: MNKKEKVPKEWKKYIKMISNKNLRRRIIKTIISLINNPLLELNLYESPAAKYYHHSYPKGLIQHVISTTEIGLALSKIFKKIYGIKVSKDLVLCGTLLHDLFKPLTYFIKENGSYASSKIGQLLDHQFLIVSEMLSKGFSIEETHIVAASHGEYGLVKPKRIEALIVFLADYADSYFNGEIIKGALNILKEATGKDFKKIDFQKALKIIEAMKKGGFEEVRKTIKTLI, from the coding sequence ATGAATAAAAAAGAAAAAGTTCCAAAAGAATGGAAAAAATACATTAAAATGATTTCTAATAAAAATTTAAGAAGAAGAATTATTAAAACAATAATTTCATTGATCAATAATCCATTATTAGAATTAAATTTATATGAATCTCCTGCAGCAAAATATTATCATCATAGTTATCCAAAAGGGCTTATACAACATGTTATTAGCACAACAGAGATAGGTTTAGCTCTTTCAAAAATTTTTAAGAAAATATATGGTATAAAAGTTTCAAAAGATTTAGTTTTATGTGGAACATTGCTTCATGATTTATTTAAACCATTAACTTATTTTATTAAAGAAAATGGTTCTTACGCATCTTCTAAAATAGGTCAATTACTTGACCATCAATTTTTGATAGTTTCTGAAATGCTTTCAAAAGGTTTTTCAATCGAAGAAACTCATATTGTGGCTGCTTCTCATGGAGAATATGGGTTAGTTAAACCTAAAAGAATTGAAGCATTAATAGTTTTTCTAGCAGATTATGCAGATTCATATTTTAATGGAGAAATAATTAAAGGTGCTTTAAACATATTAAAAGAAGCTACTGGAAAAGATTTTAAAAAAATAGATTTTCAAAAAGCATTGAAAATAATCGAGGCAATGAAAAAAGGAGGTTTTGAAGAAGTTAGAAAAACAATTAAAACTTTAATTTAA
- the topA gene encoding DNA topoisomerase I yields MHIKKRVMERKNNYTIIITEKPDAAKRIAEALAEPGTLKTHKNEEGVAYYELIRNGKNLLVVCAVGHLFNLAPIEKKWIYPIFDYAWKPSFQVRRESAFSKKYFDVIKSFLKNDSDYIIATDYDIEGEVIGANILKFLANKNDAKRMKFSTLTKDEIIESYENALPHLDFGQLESGLTRHELDWLWGINLTRALTLSLKNNEKKFFSILSTGRVQAPTLRILFEKEEEIRNFKPKPFWQLKLHLDINGKEYIANYKEERIWKKEEADKILQMCKDGNAIVKDIKKRKYKQLPPVPFNTTDLQAEAYAQFNFSPTQTMTIAESLYQQGWISYPRSSSQKIPPRINYEKLLKALEILKPYEKFVKEILKKQKIIPKEGTQEDPAHYAIIPTWEVPDLSKLTQQQKKIYDLIVRRTLATFEDEAIKESMNVVFDVNGYDFIITGKRIIEHGWIKIYEPYMKIEEQVLPELRIGQVIKALKLEEILKETQPPGRYSQGSIIKEMEARNLGTRATRAEILETLYERKYIFGKSIQVTKLGEAVVKTLEKFSPRILSEELTRYFEQQMNLVYERKKNRQEVIEEAKKTLKEILEEFKKNEDKISKELSKGLIEAWEEERKIGKCKCGGDLRIIKSRKTGKIFIGCSNYPNCKNSYPLPLASKIEKTGKICEKCGTPIIKIFRKGKRPFQMCLSISCPTKIEWKNNKI; encoded by the coding sequence ATGCATATTAAAAAAAGAGTAATGGAACGGAAAAATAACTATACCATTATAATAACTGAAAAACCAGATGCTGCTAAAAGAATTGCTGAAGCTTTAGCTGAGCCTGGTACATTAAAAACTCATAAAAATGAAGAAGGGGTAGCATATTACGAACTCATAAGAAATGGGAAAAATCTTCTTGTAGTATGTGCTGTAGGACATTTATTTAATTTAGCTCCTATAGAGAAAAAATGGATTTATCCTATTTTTGATTATGCATGGAAACCAAGTTTTCAAGTTAGAAGAGAGTCGGCATTCTCAAAAAAATATTTTGATGTTATTAAATCTTTTTTAAAGAATGATTCAGATTATATTATTGCTACAGATTATGATATAGAAGGAGAAGTAATAGGTGCAAATATTTTAAAATTTTTAGCAAATAAAAATGATGCAAAAAGAATGAAATTTTCAACTTTAACAAAAGATGAAATTATAGAATCTTATGAAAATGCTCTTCCACATCTTGATTTTGGACAATTAGAATCAGGACTTACTAGACATGAATTAGATTGGTTATGGGGAATAAATTTAACGAGAGCTTTAACTCTTTCTTTAAAAAATAATGAGAAAAAATTTTTCTCAATTTTATCTACAGGAAGAGTTCAAGCACCAACTTTAAGAATATTATTTGAAAAAGAAGAAGAAATAAGAAATTTTAAACCAAAGCCATTTTGGCAATTAAAATTACATTTAGACATAAATGGGAAAGAATATATTGCAAATTATAAAGAAGAAAGGATTTGGAAGAAAGAAGAAGCTGATAAAATTTTACAAATGTGTAAAGATGGTAATGCTATCGTAAAAGATATTAAAAAAAGAAAGTATAAACAACTTCCTCCTGTACCATTTAATACAACCGACTTACAAGCTGAAGCGTATGCACAATTTAATTTTTCTCCAACTCAAACTATGACCATTGCTGAATCTCTATATCAGCAAGGTTGGATTAGCTATCCTAGGAGTTCATCGCAAAAAATACCGCCTAGAATTAATTATGAAAAATTATTGAAAGCATTAGAAATACTTAAGCCATATGAAAAATTCGTAAAAGAAATATTAAAGAAGCAAAAAATAATACCAAAAGAAGGAACTCAGGAAGATCCTGCACATTATGCTATAATACCTACATGGGAAGTTCCAGATTTAAGCAAGTTAACTCAACAACAAAAGAAGATTTATGATTTAATAGTAAGGAGAACTTTAGCAACATTTGAAGATGAAGCCATAAAGGAAAGTATGAATGTAGTATTTGATGTAAACGGTTATGATTTTATAATTACTGGTAAGAGAATTATTGAACATGGATGGATAAAAATTTACGAACCATATATGAAAATAGAAGAACAAGTTTTGCCAGAATTGAGAATTGGCCAAGTAATTAAAGCTTTAAAATTGGAAGAAATATTAAAAGAAACTCAGCCTCCTGGAAGATATTCACAAGGCTCAATTATTAAAGAAATGGAAGCTAGAAATCTTGGAACACGCGCTACTAGAGCAGAAATTCTAGAAACCCTTTATGAAAGAAAATATATTTTTGGAAAAAGTATTCAAGTAACAAAACTTGGAGAAGCTGTAGTAAAAACTTTAGAAAAATTCTCACCTAGAATTCTTTCAGAAGAATTAACAAGATATTTTGAACAACAAATGAATTTAGTTTATGAAAGGAAGAAAAATAGACAAGAAGTTATTGAGGAAGCAAAGAAAACTCTAAAAGAAATATTAGAAGAATTTAAGAAAAATGAAGATAAAATAAGTAAAGAACTTTCAAAAGGATTAATTGAAGCATGGGAAGAAGAGAGAAAAATTGGGAAATGCAAATGTGGTGGGGATCTTAGAATAATAAAATCTAGAAAAACTGGAAAGATATTTATTGGATGCAGTAATTATCCAAATTGCAAAAATTCTTATCCATTACCATTAGCTTCAAAAATTGAGAAAACTGGAAAGATATGCGAGAAATGTGGAACACCTATAATTAAAATTTTTAGAAAAGGAAAAAGACCATTTCAAATGTGTTTATCTATTTCTTGTCCAACAAAGATAGAGTGGAAAAATAATAAAATTTAA
- a CDS encoding DUF401 family protein has product MWQLIILIAAFIILFILVIKEINVGLALIISSIILGITTLTLMKFIQISIDTLTNYLTIELILTMTFITIFSYMYQETGIVKELTESLEKIISNEKLIMALMPAIFGLLPVLGGALFSAPIIEDEGKKMNIDKGVLAFINLWFRHLLFLIYPLEQAYIIIIYLTGIDLKILLIYQIPTFIVAIFSGYLFGLRKYKSKKHKISFNKYWIKKFLIVFSPIFLAIILSLIGLKIYISILIGIIILIFMSKNGIKFLINIIKKKEVLGMALTAFGIMFFREIMDKSNILNLLSIYIQTYNISRIFLLMVIPFLIGFCLGVPTAAIAIIISMLSKIINFNPLNLSIIFVNMYLGHIMSPVHLCVAVTCQYFKVNILEVYKKMIFAEILTLIVPISMFLITL; this is encoded by the coding sequence ATGTGGCAATTAATAATACTTATAGCAGCATTTATTATATTATTTATTCTCGTAATTAAAGAAATTAATGTTGGATTAGCTTTAATAATTTCATCAATAATTTTAGGAATAACTACTTTAACATTAATGAAATTTATTCAAATTAGTATAGATACTTTAACAAATTATTTAACAATAGAATTAATTTTAACAATGACTTTCATAACTATTTTTTCATATATGTATCAAGAAACAGGAATAGTAAAAGAATTAACTGAAAGCTTGGAGAAAATAATATCGAATGAAAAATTAATAATGGCACTCATGCCTGCTATATTCGGATTGCTTCCAGTCCTTGGAGGAGCATTATTTTCAGCTCCAATAATAGAAGATGAAGGAAAAAAAATGAATATAGATAAAGGAGTATTAGCATTCATAAATTTATGGTTTAGACATTTATTATTTTTAATATACCCTTTAGAGCAAGCATATATAATAATTATATACTTAACTGGAATCGATTTAAAAATACTTTTAATATATCAAATACCCACATTTATAGTAGCTATTTTCTCAGGTTATTTATTTGGATTAAGGAAATATAAAAGTAAAAAACATAAAATTTCTTTCAATAAATATTGGATAAAAAAATTTTTAATAGTATTTTCTCCAATATTTTTAGCAATAATTTTAAGCTTAATTGGATTGAAAATATATATTTCAATTTTAATCGGAATAATAATTTTAATATTTATGTCTAAAAATGGAATAAAATTTTTAATAAATATTATAAAAAAGAAAGAAGTTTTAGGAATGGCATTAACAGCTTTTGGAATTATGTTTTTTAGAGAAATAATGGATAAATCAAATATACTTAATTTATTATCAATTTATATTCAAACTTATAATATTTCAAGAATATTTCTTCTTATGGTTATTCCATTTTTAATAGGTTTTTGCTTAGGTGTTCCTACAGCAGCAATAGCAATAATAATTTCGATGTTATCAAAAATTATTAATTTTAATCCATTAAATTTAAGCATTATTTTTGTAAATATGTATTTAGGACATATAATGTCTCCTGTACATTTATGCGTAGCAGTAACTTGTCAATATTTTAAAGTAAATATACTGGAAGTTTATAAAAAAATGATTTTTGCAGAAATATTAACATTAATAGTTCCTATTTCAATGTTTTTAATAACTTTATAA
- a CDS encoding magnesium transporter: protein MNIFSQSFLALIFDLGGIIAGGIAIYSIPFFSYAPWILIIYPSILQVRGTISGILCGKISTNLHIGNIKPQFFKNTKFFYNILISTFSLNIIVGIIIGISGYIYGFFILRDTIIDLFPIVYITLSSMIISSIITIPITITIAFLGFKKGLDPDILVYPVLSTVADIIVTSCYIFSIWIYFFKEYVFLKYSILLIILISSIITIFYIIKNKHEKEILRTLKEATPLIALLGIYGNFTGSVLSTFRSRIEENPMILIVYPCLIDGLGDIGSIIGSLTSTRLVLGYLKPIFSNIKNIFKEIIAVESSAFIIHLLMGFLGAMYFLKQILIFEIINLAKITITTNLLSFLIAVLIGYTVAIYSFRFKLDPDNFVNPIVSAISDSIATIILSLVLYIYSF, encoded by the coding sequence ATGAATATCTTTTCTCAATCATTTCTTGCTCTCATATTTGATTTAGGTGGGATAATAGCAGGCGGGATAGCAATATATTCTATACCATTCTTCTCATATGCTCCATGGATTTTAATAATTTATCCATCCATACTACAAGTTAGAGGAACAATAAGTGGTATTCTATGTGGAAAAATTTCAACAAATTTACATATAGGAAATATTAAACCACAATTTTTTAAAAATACTAAATTTTTTTATAATATATTAATTTCAACTTTTTCATTAAATATTATAGTAGGAATAATAATAGGAATTTCAGGATATATTTATGGTTTTTTTATTTTAAGAGATACAATAATTGATTTATTTCCTATAGTTTATATTACATTATCTTCAATGATAATTTCTTCCATAATAACAATTCCAATAACAATAACTATAGCTTTTCTTGGTTTTAAAAAAGGATTAGATCCAGATATATTAGTTTATCCTGTTTTATCAACTGTTGCAGATATAATCGTTACATCTTGCTATATTTTTTCTATATGGATATATTTTTTTAAAGAGTATGTATTTTTAAAATATTCTATTTTATTAATAATCTTAATTTCAAGCATTATTACAATTTTTTATATTATAAAAAATAAACATGAAAAAGAAATTTTAAGAACATTAAAAGAAGCAACACCATTAATAGCTTTATTGGGAATATATGGAAATTTTACAGGAAGTGTACTTTCAACATTTCGTTCAAGAATAGAAGAAAATCCAATGATTCTTATTGTTTATCCATGTTTAATAGATGGTTTAGGAGATATAGGTTCAATAATAGGTTCTTTAACATCAACAAGACTTGTTTTAGGATATCTTAAACCAATTTTTTCAAATATAAAAAATATTTTTAAAGAAATTATTGCTGTAGAATCTTCAGCTTTTATAATACATTTATTAATGGGATTTTTAGGAGCAATGTATTTCTTAAAACAAATATTAATATTTGAAATAATAAATTTAGCAAAAATAACCATTACTACTAATTTATTAAGCTTTTTAATAGCTGTTTTAATAGGCTATACGGTTGCTATATATAGTTTTAGATTTAAATTAGACCCGGATAATTTTGTAAATCCTATAGTAAGTGCGATTTCAGATTCTATTGCAACAATTATTTTATCATTAGTTTTATATATTTATTCTTTTTAA
- a CDS encoding TrkA C-terminal domain-containing protein, with protein sequence MGNSLEENKSEPLSLREILKKMRETTELMVDIAYSAILFQDKDLAEELLDLEKYIDHLTYKLWEISAIAIRDPEEAEKMAAIIKVGSAVDEISNALADVVPIIERGLELHPLIGSVLGKVRHKHGRARIFKDSVLVGWKLGSLKLEVKLGLDIIAIKRMDEWIINPSDEEILRVNDCVIVEGSEVGISKFIDLAEGRVKEVPKSEYGES encoded by the coding sequence ATGGGCAATTCTTTAGAAGAAAATAAAAGTGAACCATTATCTTTACGTGAAATCCTTAAGAAAATGAGAGAAACTACCGAATTAATGGTTGATATAGCTTATTCAGCTATTCTTTTTCAAGATAAAGATCTAGCTGAAGAATTGCTTGATTTAGAAAAATATATAGACCACTTAACTTATAAATTATGGGAAATTTCAGCTATTGCTATAAGAGACCCAGAAGAAGCTGAAAAAATGGCTGCAATAATAAAAGTTGGCTCTGCTGTAGATGAAATATCAAATGCATTAGCAGATGTTGTACCAATTATAGAAAGAGGACTTGAATTACATCCATTAATAGGGAGTGTTCTTGGAAAAGTTAGACACAAGCATGGAAGAGCTAGGATATTTAAAGATTCTGTACTTGTTGGATGGAAATTGGGAAGTTTAAAATTGGAAGTAAAATTAGGTTTAGATATTATAGCTATAAAAAGAATGGATGAATGGATTATAAATCCTAGTGATGAGGAAATATTAAGAGTAAATGATTGTGTTATAGTAGAAGGTTCTGAAGTTGGAATATCGAAATTTATTGATTTGGCCGAAGGAAGAGTAAAAGAGGTGCCAAAAAGTGAGTATGGAGAAAGTTGA
- a CDS encoding TrkA C-terminal domain-containing protein translates to MEKVEDLLIRLINTSELMIHLGYAAVIYNNKDIAKEVLEMEKEIDDLHINFELEVLKLKGDGENEKSILGLIRLGLIAERLSDAAALMADIVYRGMEAHDILRLAIEEAEDTIVMVAINENSILIGKSIAELNLESKIGTHIIGIKRGDKWIYNPSKEEKLSLGDIIIAEGNKDGINILKRIAKGMKRKI, encoded by the coding sequence ATGGAGAAAGTTGAAGATTTACTTATAAGATTAATAAATACTTCAGAGCTTATGATCCATTTAGGATACGCAGCAGTCATTTATAATAATAAAGATATTGCTAAAGAAGTTTTGGAAATGGAGAAAGAAATCGACGATTTACATATTAATTTTGAATTAGAAGTATTAAAGCTTAAAGGGGATGGAGAAAATGAGAAAAGCATACTTGGATTAATAAGATTAGGGTTAATAGCTGAAAGATTATCTGATGCAGCTGCATTAATGGCAGACATAGTTTACAGGGGAATGGAAGCACATGATATTTTAAGATTAGCTATAGAAGAAGCTGAAGATACAATTGTAATGGTTGCAATCAATGAAAATAGCATTCTAATTGGAAAATCTATAGCTGAATTAAATTTAGAAAGTAAAATTGGAACGCACATTATAGGAATAAAAAGAGGAGATAAATGGATATATAATCCATCAAAAGAAGAAAAACTTTCTTTAGGAGATATAATAATAGCAGAAGGAAATAAAGATGGAATAAATATACTTAAAAGGATCGCAAAAGGTATGAAAAGAAAAATATAA
- the feoB gene encoding ferrous iron transport protein B: MDRKKYINIALAGNANVGKSAIFNQLTGLSQVIGNWPGKTVEKAEGTLFFQGYRIHVLDLPGIYSLSTFSIEEIIARDYIAIEKPDIIVNVIDASNLERNLYFTIQLLELQVPMIIALNQMDFATKKGIKIDVEKFSKILGIPVIPTVAIKGEGIKELLSTIIDVIEKRIELNPSKVKYGKEVEVNIEKLENIINEKIPELCKKYPSRWISIKLIEKDEDIIKKVKECKNGEEVLAFSEKIIEALEQIHGEPSIIIIASERYSIANQIAKEVIKFVTPPRVSIEERISDISTHKILGYIILILVMSLMFSIVFLGGNYFSEILYFTFEEMLIPIINNLLLAYFPPFFAKLINEGILSGIIAGITIVLPYVIPFYIILAILEDSGYLPRAAFLMDSIMHKIGLHGKAFIPLILGYGCNVPACIGCRIMETERERFLAAFVTVLIPCSARTVIILGLVGEYIGLHAVLLLYLFDLILVFILGRIAFKTLPGEPIGLIMEMPPYKLPLIKNIIMKTWARTKDFIYVAFPLIIGGSIILEILILTGLVWQINDFISPLIVNWLGLPKITGIPLIFGILRKELSLILLSEIAGTLEFNKVLTSIQMIVFSIITMIYIPCISTIAALKKEFNWIKAISIAIVDVLLALLIGGLAYRILSLFF; the protein is encoded by the coding sequence ATGGATAGAAAGAAGTATATAAATATAGCTTTAGCTGGAAATGCTAATGTAGGGAAATCTGCAATATTTAATCAACTTACTGGCTTAAGTCAAGTTATAGGTAATTGGCCTGGGAAAACGGTTGAAAAAGCTGAAGGAACATTATTTTTCCAAGGTTATAGAATTCATGTTCTTGATTTACCTGGAATATATTCTCTCTCAACTTTTTCAATTGAAGAAATTATTGCCCGTGATTATATTGCTATTGAAAAACCAGATATAATTGTGAATGTTATAGATGCTTCTAATCTTGAAAGAAATCTTTATTTTACAATTCAACTTTTAGAGCTTCAAGTACCAATGATTATAGCTTTAAATCAAATGGATTTTGCTACAAAAAAAGGTATTAAAATAGATGTTGAAAAATTTTCAAAAATTCTTGGAATACCTGTAATACCAACTGTTGCTATCAAAGGAGAAGGTATTAAAGAATTATTATCTACAATTATAGATGTTATAGAAAAAAGAATAGAATTAAATCCATCAAAAGTAAAATATGGGAAAGAAGTTGAAGTCAATATTGAAAAGCTCGAAAATATTATTAATGAAAAAATTCCAGAGCTTTGTAAAAAATATCCTTCAAGATGGATTTCTATAAAATTAATTGAAAAAGATGAGGATATAATTAAAAAAGTTAAAGAATGTAAGAATGGAGAAGAAGTTTTAGCATTTTCTGAAAAAATTATAGAAGCATTAGAACAAATTCATGGAGAGCCATCTATCATTATTATTGCTTCTGAAAGATATAGTATAGCAAATCAAATAGCAAAAGAAGTAATAAAATTTGTTACTCCTCCAAGAGTATCTATAGAAGAAAGAATAAGCGATATATCTACACATAAAATTTTAGGATATATAATTCTAATATTAGTTATGTCTCTTATGTTTAGTATAGTATTTTTAGGAGGGAACTATTTCAGTGAAATCTTATATTTCACTTTTGAAGAAATGTTAATACCTATTATTAATAATTTACTATTAGCTTACTTTCCTCCATTTTTTGCTAAATTAATTAATGAAGGGATTCTTTCAGGAATAATTGCTGGAATTACAATAGTTTTACCTTATGTAATTCCATTCTATATTATATTAGCAATTCTTGAAGATAGCGGATATCTACCTAGAGCAGCATTTCTTATGGATAGTATTATGCATAAGATTGGATTACATGGGAAGGCTTTTATTCCATTGATTCTTGGTTATGGATGTAATGTTCCTGCATGCATTGGATGTCGCATAATGGAAACTGAAAGGGAACGTTTCTTAGCTGCTTTTGTAACAGTTTTAATACCTTGTTCAGCTAGAACAGTTATAATTCTTGGACTTGTAGGAGAATACATTGGTTTACATGCAGTATTATTACTATATCTTTTTGATCTTATCTTAGTTTTTATTCTTGGTAGAATTGCTTTTAAAACTTTACCAGGTGAACCTATTGGATTAATAATGGAAATGCCTCCATATAAATTGCCTTTAATAAAAAATATTATTATGAAAACATGGGCAAGAACAAAGGACTTTATATATGTTGCATTTCCATTAATCATAGGAGGAAGTATTATTTTAGAAATTTTAATATTAACCGGATTGGTTTGGCAAATTAATGATTTTATATCTCCTTTAATAGTTAATTGGCTTGGTTTACCAAAAATCACTGGGATTCCATTGATTTTTGGAATTTTAAGAAAAGAATTAAGTTTAATATTACTTTCAGAAATTGCTGGAACACTAGAATTTAATAAAGTTTTAACATCAATTCAAATGATAGTCTTTTCCATTATAACAATGATTTATATTCCATGTATATCAACAATTGCTGCTTTAAAAAAGGAATTTAATTGGATAAAAGCGATAAGTATAGCAATAGTAGATGTTCTTCTTGCATTACTTATAGGCGGATTAGCTTATAGAATTTTATCTTTATTTTTTTAA
- a CDS encoding FeoA domain-containing protein, giving the protein MSEKINELIPEILEIIKTIENKNEEIQLNEIAKELKVSINDIEKAIEIAIKNGLIERIDNSFKLTKKGLEVTQTHREKYLHEKYIHSSFLNSITKIFEGKIEDWYKHWHHRHGFDEKSLDEFYEGIKSLEGRIEDILPLTSLKQGEKGIITFMYGGGGFVRRLAEMGLTPGTEITIVKEAPFHGPIEVCVRGSFLAIGRGMASKIFVKKLKENG; this is encoded by the coding sequence ATGTCTGAAAAAATTAATGAATTAATTCCAGAAATATTAGAAATTATAAAAACTATAGAAAATAAAAATGAAGAAATTCAATTAAATGAAATAGCTAAAGAACTAAAAGTTTCAATAAATGATATTGAAAAAGCAATAGAAATAGCTATAAAAAATGGATTGATTGAGAGAATTGATAATTCTTTTAAATTAACTAAGAAAGGTTTAGAAGTAACTCAAACTCATAGAGAGAAGTATCTGCATGAAAAATATATTCATTCTAGTTTTTTAAATAGTATCACAAAAATTTTTGAGGGAAAAATAGAAGATTGGTATAAACATTGGCATCATAGACATGGATTTGATGAAAAATCATTAGATGAATTTTATGAAGGAATAAAATCTTTAGAAGGAAGGATAGAAGATATTTTACCTTTAACAAGTTTAAAACAAGGTGAGAAAGGAATCATAACATTCATGTATGGAGGAGGGGGTTTTGTAAGAAGACTTGCTGAAATGGGTTTAACACCAGGAACTGAAATAACAATTGTTAAAGAAGCCCCTTTTCACGGTCCAATAGAAGTATGTGTTAGAGGAAGTTTTCTTGCGATTGGAAGAGGCATGGCATCAAAAATTTTCGTGAAAAAGTTGAAAGAAAATGGATAG
- a CDS encoding metal-dependent transcriptional regulator, with protein sequence MNNSLSKPIKYKKNYSIFKKRRKLHLSKEAEEYLEAIYRLEEKYGYARTMDLAKELRVVPGSITNTIENFERIGFVEHVPYKGVKLTMKGKKIALKILRKHRLSERLLTDILKIDWCDVHEEACIMEHGITERIARKIEEILNYPKICPHGNPIPNSSGKIIKEFFKTLNEIDCGQFVEIIGIKNEEKKFLNYLSSLGIIPGILIQVMNKNLSNIYVKNAFTKKEFAINKHIASNILVKPKEV encoded by the coding sequence ATGAATAATTCTTTATCTAAACCTATTAAATATAAAAAAAATTATAGTATCTTTAAAAAAAGAAGAAAGCTTCATTTATCTAAAGAAGCAGAAGAATATTTAGAAGCAATATATCGTTTAGAAGAAAAATATGGATATGCTAGAACTATGGATCTTGCTAAAGAATTAAGAGTTGTTCCTGGATCTATTACAAATACTATTGAAAATTTTGAGAGAATTGGTTTTGTAGAACATGTTCCTTATAAAGGGGTTAAATTAACTATGAAAGGTAAAAAGATAGCTTTAAAAATTTTAAGAAAACATAGGCTCTCAGAAAGATTGCTTACAGATATTTTAAAAATTGATTGGTGTGATGTACATGAGGAAGCTTGTATAATGGAACATGGAATAACGGAACGTATAGCAAGAAAAATTGAAGAAATTCTTAATTATCCTAAAATTTGTCCGCATGGAAACCCTATACCAAACTCTTCAGGTAAGATAATTAAGGAATTTTTTAAAACATTAAATGAAATAGATTGTGGTCAATTTGTTGAAATAATTGGAATAAAAAATGAAGAAAAGAAGTTCTTAAATTATTTATCCAGCTTAGGTATTATACCAGGTATTTTAATTCAAGTAATGAATAAAAATTTATCAAATATTTATGTAAAAAACGCTTTTACTAAAAAAGAATTTGCTATAAATAAACATATTGCTTCTAATATTTTAGTAAAACCTAAGGAGGTTTGA
- a CDS encoding VTT domain-containing protein, with product MEKSAIIILLATIGIIIISSFIANYLINNIEAQSIITIYGIFGFFLLTFISSLTIVFPIPAFSIIFLFSGFLSNPFQAFLLGFSSGLGSALGEITGYALGFGGRKLISKDSEKLEKIKNRIDKYGVIFIFLFAISPFPFDIIGILAGIIKYDFKKFIIATTLGKIVKYLIICYAGFFSIKWILEFFAIKP from the coding sequence ATGGAAAAATCAGCTATAATAATCCTTTTAGCTACTATTGGAATAATTATTATTAGCTCTTTTATTGCTAATTATTTAATTAATAATATAGAGGCACAATCTATAATTACTATTTATGGTATTTTTGGTTTCTTCTTATTAACTTTCATAAGTTCTTTAACAATAGTTTTTCCTATACCTGCTTTTTCTATTATTTTTCTATTTTCTGGATTTTTAAGTAATCCTTTTCAAGCATTTTTATTAGGTTTTTCTTCTGGCCTAGGATCTGCTTTAGGAGAAATAACTGGATATGCTCTTGGCTTTGGTGGAAGAAAATTAATTAGTAAAGATAGCGAAAAATTAGAAAAAATTAAGAACAGAATTGATAAATATGGAGTAATATTTATCTTCTTATTTGCTATTTCCCCCTTTCCTTTTGATATAATTGGCATATTAGCAGGAATAATAAAATATGATTTTAAAAAATTCATTATTGCTACAACTTTAGGTAAAATTGTTAAATATTTAATAATATGTTATGCTGGTTTTTTCTCAATTAAATGGATTCTTGAATTTTTTGCAATAAAACCATAG